TCAGCCTCCAAATCATCCAGGTGCTTCTTCCTCCAGCTATACAGCATCCCCTCGGGAACACCAAGCTGCTCGGATACCTCCTTCACCGGTGTACCTTCAATTATGATCATCTTGACTGCCTCTTTTTTGAACTCGGCAGTGTAGCGGCG
This region of Puniceicoccus vermicola genomic DNA includes:
- a CDS encoding transposase, with the protein product RRYTAEFKKEAVKMIIIEGTPVKEVSEQLGVPEGMLYSWRKKHLDDLEAEAPEGAQSPKAMAEELAQVRKELAKQKRMNEILKKTVGYFSNPE